A DNA window from Candidatus Thermoplasmatota archaeon contains the following coding sequences:
- a CDS encoding RtcB family protein — protein sequence MWNGPLNKINDFRYEIPSSYRGQNNKLRMQTTAVIYANEQMLPSIRADNAPEQAANVTMLPGIVGKSLAMPDIHWGYGFPIGGVAATDAETGVISPGGVGFDINCGCRLVRTNLHVNDLDAKKIQLLVDEMFKNVPSGLGSQAKVRLNRNELNDVLKLGAKWAVEHGYGWDEDLEYLEENGCLKHAGSSNISERAKQRGAPQLGSLGAGNHFLELQKVDEIFDPVAAKVFGIKEKGQIVVMIHTGSRGFGHQVCTDHLRVFERAVKKYNICLPDKQLACVPVNSPEGQDYLNDMACAANFAWCNRQMIVHWVRESFEKVLGQSAESLDMNIVYDVCHNIAKLEEHEVDGKKRKLYVHRKGATRSFGPGRSEIPQKYRDVGQPVLIPGDMGTESYLLKGTKEAEETFGSTCHGAGRVMSRNEAVRKWRGEQVMNELKKKGIYAHPASWKVMAEEAPDAYKDVGEVVNVAHGADISLKVAKFLPLGVVKG from the coding sequence ATGTGGAATGGCCCGTTGAATAAAATCAATGATTTTAGATACGAAATCCCCAGCAGCTATAGAGGACAAAATAATAAGCTTAGGATGCAAACAACCGCTGTTATTTATGCTAATGAACAGATGCTTCCTTCAATCCGTGCTGATAACGCCCCTGAGCAGGCGGCAAATGTTACGATGCTGCCAGGTATTGTTGGTAAATCTTTGGCTATGCCTGATATCCACTGGGGTTATGGTTTCCCGATTGGTGGTGTTGCTGCAACCGATGCAGAAACAGGAGTTATTTCTCCTGGTGGTGTGGGTTTTGATATCAACTGTGGCTGCAGACTTGTTAGAACAAATTTACACGTAAATGATCTTGATGCCAAGAAGATACAGCTGCTAGTTGATGAGATGTTTAAGAATGTTCCTTCTGGTCTTGGTTCTCAGGCTAAAGTACGTCTAAATAGAAACGAGTTAAATGATGTTTTAAAGCTTGGTGCCAAGTGGGCTGTTGAACATGGTTATGGGTGGGATGAGGACCTAGAATATCTTGAGGAGAACGGTTGTCTTAAACATGCTGGTTCATCTAATATCTCTGAGAGAGCAAAACAGCGTGGTGCCCCACAGCTTGGTTCACTTGGTGCTGGTAACCATTTCTTAGAGTTGCAGAAGGTAGATGAGATATTTGATCCTGTTGCCGCTAAGGTTTTTGGTATAAAAGAAAAAGGACAAATTGTTGTCATGATTCATACTGGTTCCCGTGGTTTTGGCCACCAGGTTTGTACTGATCACCTGCGGGTTTTTGAGAGGGCAGTAAAGAAATATAACATCTGTTTGCCTGATAAGCAGCTAGCATGTGTACCAGTTAACTCACCTGAGGGACAGGATTATCTTAATGATATGGCTTGTGCAGCGAATTTCGCATGGTGCAACAGGCAGATGATTGTCCACTGGGTGCGTGAGTCTTTTGAGAAAGTACTTGGTCAGAGTGCTGAAAGCTTGGATATGAATATTGTGTATGATGTTTGTCATAACATCGCGAAACTTGAGGAACATGAGGTAGATGGTAAAAAAAGAAAGCTCTATGTTCATAGGAAGGGTGCAACACGTTCTTTTGGCCCAGGGAGAAGCGAGATACCACAGAAATATAGGGATGTTGGTCAACCTGTTCTTATACCAGGGGATATGGGAACAGAAAGCTACTTGCTAAAGGGTACAAAGGAGGCTGAAGAAACATTTGGTTCCACGTGTCATGGTGCTGGGCGTGTGATGTCTAGAAATGAGGCTGTTCGTAAATGGCGTGGTGAACAAGTAATGAATGAGCTTAAGAAAAAAGGGATTTATGCTCATCCTGCTAGCTGGAAGGTTATGGCAGAAGAAGCACCAGATGCATACAAGGATGTAGGTGAGGTGGTAAACGTAGCACATGGTGCTGATATTTCCCTTAAGGTAGCGAA